A window of Solanum stenotomum isolate F172 chromosome 9, ASM1918654v1, whole genome shotgun sequence genomic DNA:
CCTAATTGGCACATACAAAAGACCTCACTAAGTTTCCATATCTCCACTTTTGTCCCGCCCCCCTTCTTTTCCAACTAATTTGGAATAATATGTATCTATTTGCATTTGTTAAAAactatattagaaaaaataaaaaagccAAACAAGAAAGTAGAGCAActcatttttgttgttgtagaaACTGATGATTTCGGTGAGTTTTTCGGCCAAAATATCCACTTTCAAGGtaaaatcatcatcatctcctactccattttcatttttactccattttctttaaaaacaaaGCTTTAAAATGATTTTCCTGCCATTCTAGAAATTTGAGAAATCTTCCATAATCACTTGATAAATCATTAGTAGATACATTTGTTTAGTTTAAATGCATTAAAAAATGTTTCGCCATTGCAGGAGCTGAATTTCATAGCCTGATCTCATCCAGTCGCATTTATGTATGGATTCCGTACCTCATAGACTGATATTGTAATCTAGTATTGATATTTGTAGTATATAATGGCAGTAGCTAAATTTATTGTTGCTAGTGGAGATTATATAGGAGTATGGGAGGAGACTCCCAAAAGCTGGAATTGGAAATCTTTTAGTTAGACGACAGTGCCCATTGCATTGCATCGCAATGGTTCATATGACGATATGATTGCAAGCGTAATTGAGGCCGATGAGTTAACTTGCAAGCCAAATGACTTGGTGACTAGCTATCAAATGAATGGGAGGGAAAAAATACATTCcacatttataaaaaatgatcgGCACATTAGCTTGAACATGTTAGATATTGGTATTGATGGCTCTAGGCCTACATTGAGGATACACGTTAATGCGAGGCCTCCAACTGAACCAATAAATTCATTTGACGACGACAATGATTCTATTGGAAATGAAAGATTGGGTGATCATTCAACGGAGAGCTTGGGTGATCATTCAAATGAGAGTTCGGTTGATCATTCAATGAATATACATGATGATCCAACTAATGTGAAAAATCATCCGGTAGATGCTGAAGATCCCGAACATTAATGTTGTGAAGAATTGCAAGGAGAACAGGAATTGAGATCACAATCCAACCATTCCTTCTCCGATGGAACTAATTTATGCCTAGATCAGACTTTCAGTAACAAGAATGAGTTGCAATTGTTATTAGCTGAAGCGGCGGCAAAGaagttctttgatttttctACTTTGATGAGTTGTACTAAATATTTAAAGGTGAAATGTGTACCTCAAAATTGTGCATGGATGTTGTGGGCGAGGAAATATGAGTGTTCGGATAGATTTCGTATCTACAAGTACATTGGTGAGCATTGTTGTGGCGTTGAACATGCCAACAGTAGCCATAGAAAAATCTCAATCAAAGTCATTGCTTCACTTTGTGTAAATATGTATCGTGATGGCAACGGTCCAAATGTTAATGATATTCAAAGGTCTATGTTTAATTCTTTTCGTTGTAGTCCAAGCTATTGGAAATGTTGGAAGGGAGGTGTGGTTGCCAAGAAAATGGTCTGAGGAACAATGGAGAATGGATATTCATGCTTACCAGTTTTTTCCTACATGTTCGAGACACTTAATGTATGTTCTAGATATTGTATCATGGTAAACAACGATAGTCATAGGTTCATGTATTATTACTTGGCCTTCGGTGCTTGAATTAAGGGATTTGCCCAAATGAGAAAGGTAATTACGGTTGATGGCACCCATTTACATGGTAAATATGAGGGCGTGTTATTGAGCGTTGTTGCACAAGATACGGAAAATCATGTTTATCCAATTATTTTTTGTGTCATGGACAAAGAGAATGATGCATCTTGGACATTCTTCTTTGAGAAATTGAAGGAGATTATGGTCGATGAACCAGATTTCTGCTTTATCTCCTATAGACACAAGAGCATCGCCAACGGCATTATGAACGTTTACAATTATGCTCACCACGGATATTATTGTTTGAGGCACCTCAGTGAAAATCTCTGCATAAATCATCATTGTGGAGATTACCTTTATCTTTACTACAATGCGGCAAAGGCTTATTCTTTGGAGGAATTTGACAATCATTTTGTAGAATTCAAGAACAAATGTCCCGCGGCAGCCATCGTCCTTGAGTATGATATTGGTTTTGAGAAGTGGATCAGGGCACATTATCCTGGCAATAGATACGATGTGATGACCACAAATATCGTCGAGTCACTCAATGCTATGTTGATAGACAAAAGGGAGTATTATATGGCATCAATATTTAATTCGATTGCTAAGAGGTTTGGAGAATTGTTCAGGGAGAGGCATGCATATATCCTTAAATCAATGGGTAATCAAATGGTGCCTTCTGCTGAAAAAATTGCAAGAAAGAAAATGATCGAGGGCGACTCCTTATATATGGAGAACGTAACCGGGGACGGCAATCAATTTACCGTGTTCGGTGCAGGTGTTACTTCCTATGTGGACCTACTGGAAAAGTCATGTTCTTGTAGAGAATATGACTTGATCAAGATACCTTGTGCTCACGCGATGGCTGCTTTGCGATCGAAGCATGGCAATGAGTAAGGTATGAGCGTTTATGAGTACTCTTCGCCTTTGTATAAAGATGAATCATACCTCCTTGCATATCTAGATTCTATTAATGTTGTCCCTCTCGAGTCGGAATGGTGTGTGCCAGAAGAATTGCTTAATGTGAAGATTCTTCTGCCTCTTGTCGATACCAAGCTTGGAAGAAAACGAAGAAAATGTGTCAAAGGGTTCGGTGAGAATTTCAAAAGGAAGAGAAGGAACAAATGTTCAATTCGCAAGAGAACCGGACACAAGAGAACCACATGTgtgaacaacaacaaatcttAATTAAGCTTGGttgaatttgttgattgaatttgtttttgtaaTCATTTTTGTAATCAagctactgtttttttttttgctaccAGCATTTTGGTCAATTGCTATTATCGTAATTACTCATGATCTAATATAGATCAATCAAAAGATGACATATATTTTGTACACTGTCTATTAATGTTTATTATCGAGTCCACTCATTGTGTATTAAGttgtatattattaatatatgaaaattcatgGTATTCGTAATGCAATGATTTTAATGCATGAATTAGAATATTATTAAAGAAGGAAGTGCtctaaaaaactcaaaaaaaaattgtacgaAAATTGTGACTATTTTTATTGCACCAAATCAAACAATACTTAAGAAATAATCcaagtataactaatacaagcattatttgcatatacactctaccaaacgaatCCTTAAAGAATTGTCAAAAAATCAAATGTTACCATTGAAAAAGTAGCAATTTGAACTTTTTTACCATTgtaaaatttgtatatgtaaatatttactgattatcaaaatatatagacCCTTTATACAATCGATGCATCTCTATGTGATTTGTGTATGTATGACAAAGCATCTCTATGTCCAAGCCTCATATATCCAAACTTGCAATACATAGAGCAACAATCTATGAAGTACTACACAAATAATAAGAGTATCATAAATTTACTAAATAGTTGATAATAAGTACTAGAAATGCACAGGGAAAGCCGTACAGAGCATAACATGCATTCTTCTTTTCATTATACATTCCCCCTGCTTCCTCAAATTAATTTGATTCTGTAAATAGGTCAATGTTAAATCAAATGACTCTTTTCCCCATGGATAACTGTTGAAGAAATCCAAATCATTTTCCATCTTGATGTGGTTTGAATCCACAATCTTAGAACGATCATGGGCAAGCAACATCGAGTGGACGAACCAA
This region includes:
- the LOC125877380 gene encoding uncharacterized protein LOC125877380, which gives rise to MRKVITVDGTHLHGKYEGVLLSVVAQDTENHVYPIIFCVMDKENDASWTFFFEKLKEIMVDEPDFCFISYRHKSIANGIMNVYNYAHHGYYCLRHLSENLCINHHCGDYLYLYYNAAKAYSLEEFDNHFVEFKNKCPAAAIVLEYDIGFEKWIRAHYPGNRYDVMTTNIVESLNAMLIDKREYYMASIFNSIAKRFGELFRERHAYILKSMGNQMVPSAEKIARKKMIEGDSLYMENVTGDGNQFTVFGAGVTSYVDLLEKSCSCREYDLIKIPCAHAMAALRSKHGNE